One window from the genome of Kryptolebias marmoratus isolate JLee-2015 linkage group LG1, ASM164957v2, whole genome shotgun sequence encodes:
- the sgsm1a gene encoding small G protein signaling modulator 1 isoform X3, whose product MATIMAEAETRQKLLRTVKKEVKQIMEEAVTRKFVHEDSSHIVSFCAAVEACVLHGLKRRAAGFLRSNKIAALFMKVGKSFPPAEELCRKAQELEQIMETKRSQSLQSQDGLRKMPRLPSLNPPGVKSLWIRTALFEKVLDKIVLYLVENSSKYYEKEAILMDPVDGPILASLLVGPCALEYTKMKTADHFWTDPSADELVQRHRIHSGICRQDSPTKRPALCIQKRHSSSSMDERPSPSPSAREYVESLHQNNRATLLFGKNNVLVQPRDDMEAIPGYLSLHQTADIMTLKWTPNQLMNGSVGDLDYERSVYWDYAMTIPLEEIVYLHCHQQVDSGGTVVLVSQDGIQRPPLRFPRGGHLLQFLSCLENGLLPHGQLDPPLWSQRGKGKVFPKLKKRVPPGSGSSDSVSDKEEDEATDYVFRIIFPNSQSDFVTVIHHLHLTSSFSLELSGQSTSQTGTQVVPRRSCSCREESPSLTGSSSTPPDLMDQGAAMWHPTLRKSSCSSCSQGSFSDGVAHKGCNHERTPLKLLCDNMKYQIISRAFYGWLAYCRHLSTVRTHLSALVNHAIVAPNAPCDASEGLTAVVWQTFLQDCTTYKEQELLRLVYFGGVDPSLRKEVWPFLLGHYQFGMSEAERKEVDEEVRAYYQQTMDEWLGCEEIVRQREKEQHAAALAKCSSGASVDSSSQRMTHHDSTSHSSQNSDRQSLAHLQSDSSSSTQFFTSSHPFPWSSLLPFGLFFQVFESVEEVDQIEGESKSEEAKQVPKVPNGALQNETSSPDSGHPSSRNFSITSGLSDGSFSTEDSAATDATQRPAAAPQASQSSAKPAEGDGDVLPAESQVTNDEKGKGEEEKAFVVSKGAESSNTKVILGKTDKGGSNLLPETQDGMESETSSLLHENIKQMKTSESSKTEKDVADEKTLATAAAAQSKGEHVKQGPQKKVVMNVEEAAEPEGKHVKAMKELGKSKPSSEASQEGFTFPKATEGEKHLTFSAEARVSRAGGAGGVHSQKEEAQATTDSDESPSAIEMEEIPKAKVSMAPWGRKGHCEPSSFSEDPRPRVELRQEEEKLSPDGSESILSEPEMESLYPPFDSLATDENTKSGESAGSPYSQELLDLYTLNLHRIEKDVQRCDRNYWYFTPANLEKLRNIMCSYIWRHLDIGYVQGMCDLLAPLLVILDDEAKAFSCFSKLMKRMNQNFPHGGAMDTHFANMRSLIQILDSELFELMHQNGDYTHFYFCYRWFLLDFKRELVYDDVFTVWETIWAAKQVSSSHFVLFIALALVEMYRDIILENNMDFTDIIKFFNEMAEHHNIKQTLTLARDLVCKVQMLIENK is encoded by the exons GTGAAGCAGATTATGGAGGAAGCCGTCACCAGGAAGTTCGTCCACGAAGACAGCAGCCACATTGTGTCCTTTTGTG CTGCGGTGGAGGCGTGTGTTCTGCACGGGCTGAAACGGCGGGCGGCGGGATTTCTGCGTAGCAACAAGATAGCAGCGCTCTTCATGAAGGTGGGGAAAAGCTTCCCCCCAGCCGAAGAGCTTTGCAGGAAGGCCCAGGAGCTGGAGCAGATCATGGAGACGAA ACGAAGCCAAAGCTTGCAAAGTCAGGACGGTCTTCGGAAGATGCCCCGGCTGCCCAGCCTCAACCCGCCAGGAGTCAAGAGCCTGTGGATCAGGACGGCTCTGTTCGAGAAAGTGCTGGATAAGATCGTCCTCTACCTGGTGGAGAACAGCAG TAAATACTACGAGAAAGAAGCTATCCTAATGGATCCTGTGGATGGACCTATTCTGGCATCACTGTTGG TCGGACCGTGTGCTCTGGAGTACACAAAGATGAAAACGGCCGATCACTTCTGGACAGACCCGTCCGCTGACGAGCTGGTTCAGAGACATCGCATCCACAGTGGCATCTGCAGGCAGGATTCTCCCACCAAGAGACCTGCCCTGTGT ATCCAGAAGCGACactccagcagcagcatggATGAGCGGCCTTCCCCTTCCCCGTCAGCTCGTGAATATGTGGAGTCTCTGCATCAGAACAACAGGGCGACGCTACTTTTTGGCAAGAACAACGTGCTTGTGCAGCCG AGGGATGACATGGAGGCTATCCCAGGTTACCTCTCCCTGCATCAGACTGCTGACATCATGACGCTGAAGTGGACACCCAACCAGCTCATGAACGGTTCTGTTGGAGACTTGGACTACGAGCGCAG cGTGTACTGGGACTATGCCATGACAATCCCTTTAGAGGAGATTGTTTATTTGCACTGTCATCAACAAG TGGACAGTGGGGGGACGGTGGTGCTGGTCAGTCAGGACGGCATCCAGAGACCTCCACTCCGCTTCCCCAGAGGAGGCCATTTGCTCCAGTTCCTGTCCTGCCTGGAGAACGGCCTGCTCCCCCACGGTCAGCTGGACCCTCCGCTCTGGTCCCAGAGGGGAAAG ggGAAGGTGTTTCCCAAACTGAAGAAGAGGGTACCTCCAGGATCCGGCTCTTCTGACTCAGTCTCAGACAAAGAAGAGGACGAGGCCACGGACTATGTCTTCCGCATCATTTTTCCCAACAGCCAGTCGGACTTTG TGACTGTAATCCATCATCTCCATCTGACCTCTTCTTTCTCCCTTGAACTGAGTGGACAGTCCACCTCCCAAACAGGGACCCAGGTTGTACCCAGGAGGTCCTGCAGCTGTCGGGAAGAATCGCCCTCACTCACAGGAAGCAGCT CGACTCCTCCGGATCTGATGGATCAGGGAGCAGCGATGTGGCACCCCACTCTCAGGAAGTCTTCGTGTTCCTCCTGCTCTCAGGGGAGCTTCTCTGACGGCGTCGCGCACAAGGGGTGCAACCACGAGAG gactCCACTGAAGCTGCTGTGTGACAACATGAAATATCAGATCATCTCCAGGGCATTTTACGGAT GGCTGGCATACTGCCGTCACCTGTCCACTGTGCGTACGCACCTCTCCGCTCTTGTCAATCACGCCATTGTGGCGCCCAACGCGCCCTGTGACGCCTCGGAGGGGCTCACCGCGGTCGTGTGGCAGACGTTCCTCCAGGACTGCACG aCCTACAAGGAGCAGGAGTTGCTCCGCTTGGTCTACTTCGGTGGCGTGGACCCCTCTCTGCGTAAGGAGGTGTGGCCCTTCCTGCTGGGTCATTACCAGTTCGGGATGTCCGAGGCTGAGAGGAAGGAG GTGGATGAGGAGGTCCGGGCTTACTACCAGCAGACGATGGACGAGTGGCTGGGCTGTGAGGAGATTGTCCGTCAGCGAGAGAAGGAGCAGCACGCTGCAGCCTTGGCCAAGTGCTCCTCTGGGGCGAGCGTGGACAGCTCCAGTCAGAGGATGACCCATCACGACTCCACT TCCCACTCGTCTCAGAACTCTGATAGACAGAGTCTGGCTCACCTGCAGAGTGattccagcagcagcacacag TTCTTCACATCCTCCCATCCCTTCCCCTGGAGTAGTCTGCTTCCCTTTGGCTTGTTCTTTCAGGTGTTCGAGTCTGTAGAGGAGGTGGACCAGATCGAGGGGGAGTCCAAGAGCGAAGAGGCCAAACAGGTGCCAAAGGTGCCCAACGGAGCCCTGCAGAACGAGACCAGCTCCCCCGACTCCGGCCACCCGTCCTCCCGGAACTTCTCCATCACCTCTGGCTTGTCGGACGGCTCCTTCAGCACTGAGGACAGCGCCGCAACCGACGCCACCCAGAGACCCGCGGCTGCGCCTCAGGCCTCGCAGAGCTCTGCGAAACCTGCGGAGGGAGACGGCGACGTCCTGCCGGCGGAAAGCCAGGTGACAAATGACGAGAAGGGCaaaggagaggaagagaaagctTTTGTTGTGAGCAAAGGTGCAGAAAGCAGCAACACCAAGGTGATTCTTGGAAAGACGGACAAAGGAGGATCTAATCTGCTGCCTGAAACACAAGATGGTATGGAGTCAGAAACAAGCTCTCTGCTTCATGAGAatattaaacaaatgaaaacttcAGAGTCATCGAAAACTGAGAAAGACGTGGCTGATGAGAAAACTTTGgcaacagcagctgcagcgcAATCCAAAGGAGAACATGTCAAACAAGGTCCTCAGAAAAAAGTGGTAATGAACGTCGAGGAAGCTGCCGAGCCTGAAGGAAAGCATGTTAAAGCGATGAAGGAGCTGGGCAAATCAAAGCCAAGTTCAGAGGCTTCGCAAGAAGGTTTCACATTCCCCAAAGCTACTGAAGGGGAAAAGCATCTCACtttttctgcagaagcccgAGTCTCGAGAGCCGGAGGAGCCGGAGGAGTCCACTCTCAGAAGGAGGAGGCTCAGGCCACGACTGACTCCGATGAGTCTCCCTCGGCCATAGAGATGGAGGAAATCCCCAAAGCTAAAGTTTCCATGGCGCCTTGGGGTAGGAAGGGCCATTGTGAGCCCTCGTCCTTTTCTGAGGACCCGCGGCCCCGTGTGGAActcaggcaggaggaggagaagctgagCCCAGACGGCAGCGAGTCCATCCTCTCTGAGCCCGAGATGGAGAGCCTTTACCCTCCGTTTGACTCGCTGGCCACAGACGAAAACACAAAGAGCGGGGAATCAGCCGGGAGCCCTTACTCT caAGAGCTGTTGGATTTATACACACTAAACCTGCACCGCATTGAAAAGGACGTCCAGCGCTGCGACAGGAACTACTGGTACTTCACCCCCGCCAACCTGGAGAAGCTGCGCAACATCATGTGCAG CTACATCTGGAGGCACCTTGACATCGGATACGTACAGGGAATGTGTGACCTGCTGGCTCCACTTCTCGTCATTCTGGATGATG AGGCCAaggctttcagctgcttcagcaaactcaTGAAGAGAATGAATCAAAACTTTCCACACGGGGGGGCCATGGACACTCACTTTGCCAATATGCGCTCTCTGATCCAG ATTCTGGACTCTGAGCTGTTTGAGTTAATGCACCAGAACGGAGACTACACCCACTTCTACTTCTGCTACCGCTGGTTTCTGCTGGACTTCAAACGAG AGCTGGTGTACGACGACGTGTTCACAGTCTGGGAAACCATCTGGGCAGCCAAGCAGGTCTCCTCGAGTCACTTCGTCCTCTTCATCGCCCTGGCGCTGGTGGAGATGTACAGGGACATCATCCTGGAGAACAACATGGACTTCACAGACATCATTAAGTTCTTCAACG AAATGGCCGAGCACCACAACATCAAACAGACGTTAACCCTGGCCAGGGATCTGGTGTGCAAGGTGCAGATGCTGATAGAGAACAAGTGA
- the sgsm1a gene encoding small G protein signaling modulator 1 isoform X1: MATIMAEAETRQKLLRTVKKEVKQIMEEAVTRKFVHEDSSHIVSFCAAVEACVLHGLKRRAAGFLRSNKIAALFMKVGKSFPPAEELCRKAQELEQIMETKRSQSLQSQDGLRKMPRLPSLNPPGVKSLWIRTALFEKVLDKIVLYLVENSSKYYEKEAILMDPVDGPILASLLVGPCALEYTKMKTADHFWTDPSADELVQRHRIHSGICRQDSPTKRPALCIQKRHSSSSMDERPSPSPSAREYVESLHQNNRATLLFGKNNVLVQPRDDMEAIPGYLSLHQTADIMTLKWTPNQLMNGSVGDLDYERSVYWDYAMTIPLEEIVYLHCHQQVDSGGTVVLVSQDGIQRPPLRFPRGGHLLQFLSCLENGLLPHGQLDPPLWSQRGKGKVFPKLKKRVPPGSGSSDSVSDKEEDEATDYVFRIIFPNSQSDFVTVIHHLHLTSSFSLELSGQSTSQTGTQVVPRRSCSCREESPSLTGSSSTPPDLMDQGAAMWHPTLRKSSCSSCSQGSFSDGVAHKGCNHERTPLKLLCDNMKYQIISRAFYGWLAYCRHLSTVRTHLSALVNHAIVAPNAPCDASEGLTAVVWQTFLQDCTTYKEQELLRLVYFGGVDPSLRKEVWPFLLGHYQFGMSEAERKEVDEEVRAYYQQTMDEWLGCEEIVRQREKEQHAAALAKCSSGASVDSSSQRMTHHDSTVSNESHSSQNSDRQSLAHLQSDSSSSTQFFTSSHPFPWSSLLPFGLFFQVFESVEEVDQIEGESKSEEAKQVPKVPNGALQNETSSPDSGHPSSRNFSITSGLSDGSFSTEDSAATDATQRPAAAPQASQSSAKPAEGDGDVLPAESQVTNDEKGKGEEEKAFVVSKGAESSNTKVILGKTDKGGSNLLPETQDGMESETSSLLHENIKQMKTSESSKTEKDVADEKTLATAAAAQSKGEHVKQGPQKKVVMNVEEAAEPEGKHVKAMKELGKSKPSSEASQEGFTFPKATEGEKHLTFSAEARVSRAGGAGGVHSQKEEAQATTDSDESPSAIEMEEIPKAKVSMAPWGRKGHCEPSSFSEDPRPRVELRQEEEKLSPDGSESILSEPEMESLYPPFDSLATDENTKSGESAGSPYSQELLDLYTLNLHRIEKDVQRCDRNYWYFTPANLEKLRNIMCSYIWRHLDIGYVQGMCDLLAPLLVILDDEAKAFSCFSKLMKRMNQNFPHGGAMDTHFANMRSLIQILDSELFELMHQNGDYTHFYFCYRWFLLDFKRELVYDDVFTVWETIWAAKQVSSSHFVLFIALALVEMYRDIILENNMDFTDIIKFFNEMAEHHNIKQTLTLARDLVCKVQMLIENK; the protein is encoded by the exons GTGAAGCAGATTATGGAGGAAGCCGTCACCAGGAAGTTCGTCCACGAAGACAGCAGCCACATTGTGTCCTTTTGTG CTGCGGTGGAGGCGTGTGTTCTGCACGGGCTGAAACGGCGGGCGGCGGGATTTCTGCGTAGCAACAAGATAGCAGCGCTCTTCATGAAGGTGGGGAAAAGCTTCCCCCCAGCCGAAGAGCTTTGCAGGAAGGCCCAGGAGCTGGAGCAGATCATGGAGACGAA ACGAAGCCAAAGCTTGCAAAGTCAGGACGGTCTTCGGAAGATGCCCCGGCTGCCCAGCCTCAACCCGCCAGGAGTCAAGAGCCTGTGGATCAGGACGGCTCTGTTCGAGAAAGTGCTGGATAAGATCGTCCTCTACCTGGTGGAGAACAGCAG TAAATACTACGAGAAAGAAGCTATCCTAATGGATCCTGTGGATGGACCTATTCTGGCATCACTGTTGG TCGGACCGTGTGCTCTGGAGTACACAAAGATGAAAACGGCCGATCACTTCTGGACAGACCCGTCCGCTGACGAGCTGGTTCAGAGACATCGCATCCACAGTGGCATCTGCAGGCAGGATTCTCCCACCAAGAGACCTGCCCTGTGT ATCCAGAAGCGACactccagcagcagcatggATGAGCGGCCTTCCCCTTCCCCGTCAGCTCGTGAATATGTGGAGTCTCTGCATCAGAACAACAGGGCGACGCTACTTTTTGGCAAGAACAACGTGCTTGTGCAGCCG AGGGATGACATGGAGGCTATCCCAGGTTACCTCTCCCTGCATCAGACTGCTGACATCATGACGCTGAAGTGGACACCCAACCAGCTCATGAACGGTTCTGTTGGAGACTTGGACTACGAGCGCAG cGTGTACTGGGACTATGCCATGACAATCCCTTTAGAGGAGATTGTTTATTTGCACTGTCATCAACAAG TGGACAGTGGGGGGACGGTGGTGCTGGTCAGTCAGGACGGCATCCAGAGACCTCCACTCCGCTTCCCCAGAGGAGGCCATTTGCTCCAGTTCCTGTCCTGCCTGGAGAACGGCCTGCTCCCCCACGGTCAGCTGGACCCTCCGCTCTGGTCCCAGAGGGGAAAG ggGAAGGTGTTTCCCAAACTGAAGAAGAGGGTACCTCCAGGATCCGGCTCTTCTGACTCAGTCTCAGACAAAGAAGAGGACGAGGCCACGGACTATGTCTTCCGCATCATTTTTCCCAACAGCCAGTCGGACTTTG TGACTGTAATCCATCATCTCCATCTGACCTCTTCTTTCTCCCTTGAACTGAGTGGACAGTCCACCTCCCAAACAGGGACCCAGGTTGTACCCAGGAGGTCCTGCAGCTGTCGGGAAGAATCGCCCTCACTCACAGGAAGCAGCT CGACTCCTCCGGATCTGATGGATCAGGGAGCAGCGATGTGGCACCCCACTCTCAGGAAGTCTTCGTGTTCCTCCTGCTCTCAGGGGAGCTTCTCTGACGGCGTCGCGCACAAGGGGTGCAACCACGAGAG gactCCACTGAAGCTGCTGTGTGACAACATGAAATATCAGATCATCTCCAGGGCATTTTACGGAT GGCTGGCATACTGCCGTCACCTGTCCACTGTGCGTACGCACCTCTCCGCTCTTGTCAATCACGCCATTGTGGCGCCCAACGCGCCCTGTGACGCCTCGGAGGGGCTCACCGCGGTCGTGTGGCAGACGTTCCTCCAGGACTGCACG aCCTACAAGGAGCAGGAGTTGCTCCGCTTGGTCTACTTCGGTGGCGTGGACCCCTCTCTGCGTAAGGAGGTGTGGCCCTTCCTGCTGGGTCATTACCAGTTCGGGATGTCCGAGGCTGAGAGGAAGGAG GTGGATGAGGAGGTCCGGGCTTACTACCAGCAGACGATGGACGAGTGGCTGGGCTGTGAGGAGATTGTCCGTCAGCGAGAGAAGGAGCAGCACGCTGCAGCCTTGGCCAAGTGCTCCTCTGGGGCGAGCGTGGACAGCTCCAGTCAGAGGATGACCCATCACGACTCCACTGTGAGCAACGAG TCCCACTCGTCTCAGAACTCTGATAGACAGAGTCTGGCTCACCTGCAGAGTGattccagcagcagcacacag TTCTTCACATCCTCCCATCCCTTCCCCTGGAGTAGTCTGCTTCCCTTTGGCTTGTTCTTTCAGGTGTTCGAGTCTGTAGAGGAGGTGGACCAGATCGAGGGGGAGTCCAAGAGCGAAGAGGCCAAACAGGTGCCAAAGGTGCCCAACGGAGCCCTGCAGAACGAGACCAGCTCCCCCGACTCCGGCCACCCGTCCTCCCGGAACTTCTCCATCACCTCTGGCTTGTCGGACGGCTCCTTCAGCACTGAGGACAGCGCCGCAACCGACGCCACCCAGAGACCCGCGGCTGCGCCTCAGGCCTCGCAGAGCTCTGCGAAACCTGCGGAGGGAGACGGCGACGTCCTGCCGGCGGAAAGCCAGGTGACAAATGACGAGAAGGGCaaaggagaggaagagaaagctTTTGTTGTGAGCAAAGGTGCAGAAAGCAGCAACACCAAGGTGATTCTTGGAAAGACGGACAAAGGAGGATCTAATCTGCTGCCTGAAACACAAGATGGTATGGAGTCAGAAACAAGCTCTCTGCTTCATGAGAatattaaacaaatgaaaacttcAGAGTCATCGAAAACTGAGAAAGACGTGGCTGATGAGAAAACTTTGgcaacagcagctgcagcgcAATCCAAAGGAGAACATGTCAAACAAGGTCCTCAGAAAAAAGTGGTAATGAACGTCGAGGAAGCTGCCGAGCCTGAAGGAAAGCATGTTAAAGCGATGAAGGAGCTGGGCAAATCAAAGCCAAGTTCAGAGGCTTCGCAAGAAGGTTTCACATTCCCCAAAGCTACTGAAGGGGAAAAGCATCTCACtttttctgcagaagcccgAGTCTCGAGAGCCGGAGGAGCCGGAGGAGTCCACTCTCAGAAGGAGGAGGCTCAGGCCACGACTGACTCCGATGAGTCTCCCTCGGCCATAGAGATGGAGGAAATCCCCAAAGCTAAAGTTTCCATGGCGCCTTGGGGTAGGAAGGGCCATTGTGAGCCCTCGTCCTTTTCTGAGGACCCGCGGCCCCGTGTGGAActcaggcaggaggaggagaagctgagCCCAGACGGCAGCGAGTCCATCCTCTCTGAGCCCGAGATGGAGAGCCTTTACCCTCCGTTTGACTCGCTGGCCACAGACGAAAACACAAAGAGCGGGGAATCAGCCGGGAGCCCTTACTCT caAGAGCTGTTGGATTTATACACACTAAACCTGCACCGCATTGAAAAGGACGTCCAGCGCTGCGACAGGAACTACTGGTACTTCACCCCCGCCAACCTGGAGAAGCTGCGCAACATCATGTGCAG CTACATCTGGAGGCACCTTGACATCGGATACGTACAGGGAATGTGTGACCTGCTGGCTCCACTTCTCGTCATTCTGGATGATG AGGCCAaggctttcagctgcttcagcaaactcaTGAAGAGAATGAATCAAAACTTTCCACACGGGGGGGCCATGGACACTCACTTTGCCAATATGCGCTCTCTGATCCAG ATTCTGGACTCTGAGCTGTTTGAGTTAATGCACCAGAACGGAGACTACACCCACTTCTACTTCTGCTACCGCTGGTTTCTGCTGGACTTCAAACGAG AGCTGGTGTACGACGACGTGTTCACAGTCTGGGAAACCATCTGGGCAGCCAAGCAGGTCTCCTCGAGTCACTTCGTCCTCTTCATCGCCCTGGCGCTGGTGGAGATGTACAGGGACATCATCCTGGAGAACAACATGGACTTCACAGACATCATTAAGTTCTTCAACG AAATGGCCGAGCACCACAACATCAAACAGACGTTAACCCTGGCCAGGGATCTGGTGTGCAAGGTGCAGATGCTGATAGAGAACAAGTGA